From Rhodovastum atsumiense, a single genomic window includes:
- a CDS encoding ABC transporter permease yields MSATVSATAPLRLLLSTLAVIIALGSWQALTAGGLVGPELLASPAQVVAAAGEILRDGYRGTTLAQNLAATLGRCLAGFALAVLIGVPLGLLMGLQPRIAAVLGDLLQFLRPLPPLSYMILLILWFGTGDGSKVALLFLTALPIITSATMAGVRLVPHARILAARSLGAGFGQVIRHVVLPSSLPSIFTGLRIALAAAFSTVVAAELLAATDGLGWMVLSASRFLRSDVILLGILLLGLSGMALSHALRLLERRLVHWHGHV; encoded by the coding sequence TTGTCTGCTACGGTGTCTGCCACGGCCCCTCTCCGGCTGCTGCTGAGCACCCTGGCCGTGATCATCGCCCTGGGCAGTTGGCAGGCGCTCACCGCCGGCGGGCTGGTCGGACCCGAGCTGCTGGCGAGTCCGGCCCAGGTGGTCGCCGCCGCGGGGGAAATCCTGCGCGACGGCTATCGTGGCACCACCCTGGCGCAGAACCTGGCGGCGACGCTGGGACGTTGCCTGGCGGGCTTCGCCCTGGCGGTGCTCATCGGGGTGCCTCTGGGCCTGCTGATGGGCCTGCAGCCACGTATCGCGGCCGTGCTGGGCGATCTGCTGCAGTTCCTGCGCCCCCTGCCGCCGCTGTCCTACATGATCCTGCTGATCCTGTGGTTCGGTACCGGTGACGGCTCGAAGGTCGCGCTGCTGTTCCTGACCGCGCTGCCGATCATCACCAGCGCCACCATGGCCGGCGTCCGGCTGGTGCCGCATGCGCGCATCCTCGCCGCCCGCAGCCTCGGGGCCGGGTTCGGGCAGGTGATCCGGCACGTGGTCCTGCCGTCATCTCTCCCCTCGATCTTCACCGGCCTGCGCATCGCCCTGGCTGCCGCGTTCTCCACCGTGGTGGCGGCCGAGTTGCTGGCGGCAACCGACGGGCTGGGCTGGATGGTGCTCTCGGCCAGCCGCTTCCTGCGCAGCGACGTCATTCTGTTGGGCATCCTGCTGCTCGGCCTGTCGGGCATGGCGCTCAGCCATGCCCTGCGCCTGCTCGAACGACGCCTGGTCCACTGGCATGGCCATGTCTGA
- a CDS encoding ABC transporter permease — MAMSDAASEPARAAPLQPWRWRLGSLAVLLALWIAATGSGMVSGVFLPTPADLWDAGLELVRDGYKDRPLLDHIGLSLLRVLGGFGLGALAGTALGLLMGWRGWIDALFTPFIEFLRPLPQLAYLVLLIIWLGIGETPKIVLLFLAALPVAAVAARDGVRRVQFVRVAAARSLGASEWQIFRHVVLPSALPDIVIGARLALGIVYGTLIAAEIIAGSSGIGWMILDAGRFLRSDQVFVGVLVIGLMGVALDRLLVLVEHRIVHWAGR, encoded by the coding sequence ATGGCCATGTCTGACGCGGCATCAGAGCCGGCCAGGGCTGCCCCCCTGCAGCCATGGCGCTGGCGCCTGGGGAGCCTCGCGGTGCTGCTGGCGCTCTGGATCGCGGCAACCGGCAGCGGCATGGTCTCCGGCGTGTTCCTCCCCACGCCCGCGGACCTCTGGGACGCCGGGCTCGAACTGGTCCGCGACGGCTACAAGGACCGCCCGCTGCTCGATCACATCGGGCTGTCGCTGCTGCGGGTGCTCGGTGGCTTCGGGCTTGGCGCCCTGGCCGGAACCGCGCTCGGGCTGCTCATGGGCTGGCGCGGCTGGATCGACGCCCTGTTCACGCCGTTCATCGAGTTTCTGCGTCCCCTGCCGCAGCTTGCCTATCTGGTGCTGCTGATCATCTGGCTGGGCATCGGTGAGACGCCGAAGATCGTGTTGCTGTTCCTCGCGGCCTTGCCGGTCGCCGCCGTCGCCGCGCGTGACGGGGTGCGCCGGGTCCAGTTCGTGCGCGTCGCGGCCGCCCGCAGCCTGGGGGCGAGCGAGTGGCAGATCTTCCGCCACGTGGTGCTGCCCTCCGCCCTACCAGACATCGTCATCGGTGCGCGGCTGGCGCTCGGCATCGTCTACGGCACGCTGATCGCCGCCGAGATCATCGCCGGCAGCTCCGGGATCGGCTGGATGATCCTGGATGCCGGGCGGTTCCTGCGCTCCGACCAGGTGTTCGTCGGCGTGCTAGTGATCGGCCTGATGGGCGTGGCGCTGGACCGGCTGCTGGTCCTGGTGGAGCACCGGATCGTGCATTGGGCCGGACGCTGA
- a CDS encoding taurine ABC transporter substrate-binding protein, protein MTFDPSRRAVLGTALGLATAVLARPWVARAAKPPINIGFFTETKPTNLVRSQGLLEKATGQTVNWTEYGSGAEINAAIAAGGADIGFGSGSVPVAAAISQGLPVQLVGLVDNIGPAEELTVRTAANIRTVADLKGRKVAAPFGSTSHFRLLGLLKLNGLTQRDVTVLDLRGDAIVAAWTRGDIDAAYIWAPAKSKLLANGGTPFRTWDKLDAAGYVIADTILARTGFAEQQPQAVTALLKASGQTLDYYRAQPQQATAEIARTAGVSPEVAAADLKEYEFLSLSEQLKPEWLGPPGKPGRFAEVLRHTAEFLVEQKSIRSAAPLATYQKAIHTEYLKQALA, encoded by the coding sequence ATGACGTTTGACCCGTCCCGCCGCGCCGTGCTCGGCACGGCGCTTGGCCTCGCGACGGCGGTGCTGGCCCGGCCATGGGTCGCCCGGGCGGCGAAGCCCCCCATCAACATCGGCTTCTTCACCGAGACCAAGCCGACCAATCTCGTCCGGTCGCAGGGCCTGCTGGAGAAAGCCACCGGCCAGACCGTCAACTGGACCGAATACGGCAGCGGCGCGGAGATCAATGCGGCGATCGCCGCCGGCGGCGCCGATATCGGCTTCGGCAGCGGTTCGGTCCCGGTGGCCGCGGCGATCAGCCAGGGACTGCCGGTGCAGTTAGTGGGGCTGGTGGACAATATCGGGCCGGCCGAGGAACTGACCGTGCGCACCGCCGCCAATATCCGGACGGTGGCCGATCTCAAGGGCCGCAAGGTGGCGGCGCCGTTCGGCTCGACCTCGCATTTCCGCCTGCTCGGCCTGCTGAAGCTGAACGGGCTGACCCAGCGCGATGTCACCGTGCTCGATCTGCGCGGCGATGCCATCGTCGCGGCCTGGACCCGCGGCGATATCGACGCCGCCTATATCTGGGCGCCGGCCAAATCGAAGCTGCTGGCCAATGGCGGCACCCCGTTCCGTACCTGGGACAAGCTGGACGCCGCCGGCTATGTGATCGCCGACACCATCCTGGCCCGCACCGGATTCGCCGAGCAGCAGCCGCAGGCGGTCACCGCCCTGCTGAAGGCCAGTGGCCAGACGCTGGACTATTATCGCGCCCAGCCGCAGCAGGCGACGGCGGAGATCGCCAGAACAGCAGGCGTTTCGCCGGAGGTCGCCGCCGCCGACCTGAAGGAATACGAATTCCTGTCGCTGTCCGAGCAACTGAAGCCCGAGTGGCTCGGCCCGCCCGGCAAGCCCGGCCGCTTCGCCGAAGTGCTGCGCCATACCGCGGAATTCCTGGTCGAGCAGAAATCCATCCGCAGCGCCGCCCCGCTCGCGACCTACCAGAAGGCGATTCACACCGAATACCTGAAACAGGCGCTCGCTTGA
- a CDS encoding ABC transporter ATP-binding protein has product MSARSYVAFTDVSVTFGQGKDTVQALDRVSLGFGRGSFISVVGPSGCGKTTLLHVLAGFQKPSSGRVTVGGTEIRGTGADRGVVFQQGALFPWMTVAGNAAFGPRMRGASRREREERAGHWLRVVGLWDFRDRYPYELSGGMQQRLAIARALANDPAMLLMDEPFGALDALTRERMQEELQAVWRSSGMTLLFITHSVEEAVFLGTDVVVMSPRPGRIVGRFPSPFAQDAATRGTRTVKSDQAFVALREQVLGLILEGAA; this is encoded by the coding sequence TTGAGCGCCCGGTCCTATGTGGCGTTCACCGATGTCTCGGTGACGTTCGGACAGGGAAAGGACACGGTCCAGGCACTGGATCGTGTCTCCCTCGGCTTCGGCCGGGGAAGCTTCATCAGCGTGGTGGGGCCGTCGGGCTGCGGCAAGACCACGCTGCTGCACGTGCTGGCCGGCTTCCAGAAGCCCAGTTCCGGCCGCGTCACCGTGGGTGGAACGGAGATTCGCGGCACCGGTGCGGATCGGGGCGTGGTGTTCCAGCAGGGCGCCCTGTTCCCCTGGATGACCGTCGCCGGCAACGCGGCCTTCGGACCACGCATGCGCGGAGCCAGCCGGCGCGAGCGTGAGGAGCGTGCCGGGCACTGGCTGCGTGTCGTCGGCCTGTGGGACTTCCGCGACCGCTATCCGTACGAATTGTCGGGCGGCATGCAGCAGCGCCTCGCCATTGCCCGGGCCCTGGCCAACGATCCGGCGATGCTGCTGATGGACGAGCCGTTCGGTGCCCTGGACGCGCTGACCCGCGAACGCATGCAGGAGGAACTGCAGGCGGTGTGGCGCAGCAGCGGCATGACCTTGCTGTTCATCACCCACAGCGTCGAGGAAGCGGTGTTCCTGGGAACCGACGTGGTGGTGATGTCACCGCGTCCGGGACGGATCGTGGGACGGTTCCCCAGCCCCTTCGCCCAGGACGCCGCGACGCGCGGAACCCGGACGGTGAAGTCGGACCAGGCCTTCGTTGCCCTGCGCGAGCAGGTACTTGGCCTCATCCTGGAAGGCGCCGCCTGA
- a CDS encoding aminotransferase-like domain-containing protein has product MNSASFDYTAVLASDAPPPASRWGGFPRYNFVGGHNDPDQIPLAGLAEAAAAALAREGASLATYGLGQGPLGHLGLRTFIARKSASHRGIAATADDVLITTGSMQGIDLVNRLLVQPGDTVIVEEFSFAGAIGKLRKLGATIIPAPLDQHGLDIGKLAEILRDLAARGVRPKYIYTIPTIQNPTGSILPLDRRQALLALARTHGVPVFEDECYADLVWAAAAPPALYALDPGIVIHIGSFSKSLAPALRLGYVIAPWEVLGRLVAGRTDSTGALEQLVVAEYFSRHFDSHVRTLTGALAEKLDTLVDALAREFGTAVEFHRPDGGIFLWLKLSDGIDVRRLVAPAAAAGIAFNPGPEWAVDPEAASGWLRLCFALPSHQDIRDGVAAFARVCAEQTGIPSRQANIVHGPAGGA; this is encoded by the coding sequence ATGAACAGCGCCAGCTTCGACTACACGGCGGTGCTGGCGAGCGATGCTCCGCCGCCGGCCTCACGCTGGGGCGGCTTTCCGCGTTACAATTTTGTCGGTGGCCACAACGACCCCGACCAGATCCCCCTCGCCGGGCTTGCCGAGGCCGCCGCCGCGGCGCTGGCGCGCGAAGGGGCCAGCCTCGCCACGTACGGGCTGGGTCAGGGGCCCCTTGGGCATCTGGGGCTGCGCACCTTCATCGCACGCAAATCGGCCTCGCATCGGGGCATCGCCGCCACCGCCGATGATGTGCTGATCACCACCGGCTCCATGCAGGGCATCGATCTGGTGAATCGCCTGCTGGTTCAGCCGGGCGACACCGTGATCGTGGAGGAATTTTCCTTCGCCGGCGCCATCGGCAAGCTGCGCAAGCTGGGGGCGACCATCATCCCCGCGCCGCTGGATCAGCATGGGCTGGATATCGGCAAGCTGGCGGAGATCCTGCGTGACCTTGCCGCACGCGGGGTGCGGCCGAAATACATCTACACCATTCCCACCATCCAGAACCCGACCGGCAGCATCCTGCCGCTCGACCGCCGCCAGGCATTGCTGGCCCTGGCCCGGACCCATGGCGTGCCGGTGTTCGAGGATGAATGCTACGCCGATCTGGTCTGGGCCGCCGCCGCACCACCGGCGCTGTACGCACTCGATCCCGGGATCGTCATCCATATCGGCTCGTTCAGCAAATCACTCGCGCCGGCCTTGCGCCTTGGCTACGTCATCGCGCCCTGGGAAGTCCTGGGCCGTCTGGTGGCCGGGCGGACCGATTCGACCGGGGCGCTTGAGCAACTGGTCGTGGCCGAGTATTTCTCCCGCCATTTCGACAGCCATGTCCGCACCCTCACCGGTGCGCTGGCGGAAAAGCTCGACACCCTGGTGGATGCGCTGGCGCGCGAATTCGGCACCGCCGTCGAGTTCCATCGACCCGATGGCGGCATCTTCCTGTGGCTGAAGCTGTCCGATGGCATCGACGTTCGCCGGCTCGTCGCCCCGGCCGCGGCGGCAGGCATCGCCTTCAATCCCGGCCCGGAATGGGCGGTCGATCCGGAGGCGGCCAGTGGCTGGCTGCGCCTGTGTTTCGCGCTGCCGTCGCATCAGGATATCCGTGACGGCGTCGCCGCCTTTGCCCGTGTCTGCGCCGAGCAGACCGGCATTCCGTCCCGTCAGGCCAATATCGTCCATGGCCCGGCGGGTGGGGCGTAG
- the groL gene encoding chaperonin GroEL (60 kDa chaperone family; promotes refolding of misfolded polypeptides especially under stressful conditions; forms two stacked rings of heptamers to form a barrel-shaped 14mer; ends can be capped by GroES; misfolded proteins enter the barrel where they are refolded when GroES binds), whose translation MAAKDVRFGGDARARLLRGVDILADAVKVTLGPKGRNVVIDKSFGAPRITKDGVTVAKEVELADKFENLGAQLVREVASKTNDLAGDGTTTATVLAQAIVREGAKAVAAGLNPQDLRRGIDKATATVVEELKKKSKKITSPAETAQVGTISANGEAEIGHIISEAMQKVGNEGVITVEEAKGIQTELDVVEGMQFDRGYVSPYFVTNAEKLNAELDQPYILIHEKKLSGLQPILPLLESVVQSGRPLLIIAEDVEGEALATLVVNKLRGGLKVAAVKAPGFGDRRKAILEDIAILTGGTVVSEDLGIKLENVTLNQLGRAKRVLIEKENTTIVEGSGKKDDIKGRVNQIRAQIEETTSDYDREKLQERLAKLAGGVAVIRVGGATEVEVKERKDRVDDALHATRAAVEEGIVPGGGVALARASLILSKLKADNDDQRFGIEIVRKAVLSPLRQIAENAGEDGAVISGKVLDKDEYNWGFDAQTAEFKDLVKAGIIDPTKVVRTALQDAASVAALLVTTEALIAERPEKKAPPAAPPGGGDLDF comes from the coding sequence ATGGCTGCAAAGGATGTGCGTTTCGGCGGGGATGCCCGCGCCCGGCTGCTGCGTGGCGTCGATATCCTGGCCGATGCGGTGAAGGTCACGCTCGGCCCCAAGGGCCGCAACGTCGTGATCGACAAGAGCTTCGGTGCGCCGCGGATCACCAAGGACGGCGTGACCGTCGCCAAGGAAGTCGAACTGGCCGACAAGTTCGAGAACCTGGGCGCGCAGCTGGTGCGTGAGGTGGCGTCGAAGACCAACGACCTTGCCGGCGACGGCACCACCACCGCGACCGTGCTGGCTCAGGCGATCGTGCGCGAGGGCGCCAAGGCGGTTGCCGCCGGGCTCAATCCGCAGGACCTGCGCCGCGGCATCGACAAGGCGACCGCCACCGTGGTCGAGGAGCTGAAGAAGAAGTCGAAGAAGATCACCAGCCCGGCCGAGACCGCGCAGGTGGGCACCATCTCGGCGAATGGCGAGGCCGAGATCGGCCACATCATTTCCGAGGCGATGCAGAAGGTCGGCAACGAGGGCGTGATCACGGTCGAGGAGGCCAAGGGCATCCAGACCGAGCTCGACGTCGTCGAGGGCATGCAGTTCGACCGCGGCTACGTGTCTCCGTATTTCGTCACCAATGCCGAGAAGCTGAATGCCGAACTGGATCAGCCCTACATCCTGATCCATGAGAAGAAGCTCTCCGGCCTGCAGCCGATCCTGCCCCTGCTGGAAAGCGTGGTGCAGTCGGGCCGTCCGCTGCTGATCATCGCCGAGGACGTGGAAGGCGAGGCGCTGGCCACCCTGGTGGTCAACAAGCTGCGCGGCGGCCTGAAAGTCGCGGCGGTGAAGGCGCCGGGCTTCGGTGATCGCCGCAAGGCCATCCTGGAAGATATCGCCATCCTGACCGGCGGCACCGTCGTCTCCGAGGATCTGGGCATCAAGCTCGAGAACGTCACGCTCAACCAGCTCGGCCGGGCCAAGCGCGTGCTGATCGAGAAGGAAAACACCACGATCGTCGAAGGCTCCGGCAAGAAGGACGACATCAAGGGCCGGGTGAACCAGATCCGCGCGCAGATCGAGGAAACCACCTCGGACTACGACCGCGAGAAGCTGCAGGAGCGGCTGGCGAAGCTCGCTGGCGGCGTGGCGGTGATCCGTGTCGGCGGCGCCACCGAGGTCGAGGTGAAGGAGCGCAAGGACCGCGTCGATGACGCGCTGCATGCGACCCGCGCCGCGGTCGAGGAAGGCATCGTTCCGGGTGGCGGCGTGGCGCTCGCGCGGGCCAGCCTGATCCTGAGCAAGCTGAAGGCCGACAATGACGACCAGCGCTTCGGCATCGAGATCGTCCGCAAGGCGGTGCTCTCGCCGCTGCGCCAGATCGCCGAGAACGCCGGCGAGGACGGTGCGGTGATCTCCGGCAAGGTGCTCGACAAGGACGAGTACAACTGGGGCTTCGACGCGCAGACCGCCGAGTTCAAGGACCTGGTGAAGGCCGGCATCATCGACCCGACCAAGGTCGTGCGCACGGCGCTGCAGGATGCGGCCTCCGTTGCCGCCCTGCTGGTCACCACCGAGGCGCTGATCGCGGAGCGGCCGGAGAAGAAGGCTCCGCCCGCGGCGCCCCCGGGCGGCGGCGACCTCGACTTCTGA
- a CDS encoding co-chaperone GroES: protein MANFRPLHDRVVLRRLTAEEKTAGGIIIPDTAQEKPSEGEVVAVGPGARDESGQLVPLSVQAGDRVLFGKWSGTEVKIDGEDLLIVKESDLFGIIEGSAKGSRKAA, encoded by the coding sequence ATGGCCAATTTCCGGCCGCTGCACGACCGTGTCGTGCTCCGCCGCCTCACCGCCGAGGAAAAGACCGCGGGTGGCATCATCATTCCCGACACCGCCCAGGAGAAGCCGAGCGAAGGCGAGGTGGTCGCGGTTGGTCCGGGCGCGCGTGACGAGAGCGGTCAGTTGGTGCCGCTGTCGGTGCAGGCCGGTGATCGCGTGCTGTTCGGCAAGTGGTCCGGCACCGAGGTCAAGATCGATGGCGAGGACCTGTTGATCGTCAAGGAATCCGACCTGTTCGGCATCATCGAAGGCTCGGCCAAGGGCTCCCGCAAGGCCGCCTGA
- a CDS encoding ABC transporter substrate-binding protein — MNRPPFPSKSLSRRRVLGTAALAGAAVPLGLPVMRALASPVQPAIDPTSICHAGGVWQAAAPGPLAAPAIGSGRKKLTVSWNQNALCVSFVPVAVHGGFFERHGLDIDLVNFGGSTDQLLEGVATGKSDVAEGMVLRWLKPLEGGFDVKLVAGLHGGCSYLVASRAAGIVDFQTLRGKTIGVSDFASPDKNLYSIVLRRKGIDPDRDVEWKQFPTDMMPVAVQKGEIQAYVAGDPLVYLQVENSQGKLFRLASNATGDFAERTCCVLGLRGSLIRQDPEAARAVTLALLEACHDVHQNPDRAVEYFSRYTPPSVPTKALSEMLKSYPFGDQPVGSDFRRQIVLYAQELKQAGVLKPGTDPERYAQRITANVV, encoded by the coding sequence ATGAACAGGCCGCCTTTTCCGTCAAAGTCCCTGTCACGCCGCCGGGTGCTCGGCACGGCGGCCCTGGCCGGTGCCGCGGTCCCATTGGGCCTGCCGGTGATGCGCGCCCTCGCCAGCCCGGTGCAGCCGGCCATCGATCCCACCAGCATCTGCCACGCCGGCGGCGTGTGGCAGGCCGCCGCGCCCGGGCCGCTGGCGGCACCGGCGATCGGCAGCGGCCGCAAGAAGCTCACCGTGTCGTGGAACCAGAACGCACTCTGCGTCTCCTTCGTCCCGGTGGCGGTGCATGGCGGCTTTTTCGAACGCCATGGCCTGGACATCGACCTGGTGAATTTCGGCGGCTCCACCGACCAGTTGCTGGAAGGGGTCGCCACCGGCAAGTCGGACGTGGCCGAGGGCATGGTGCTGCGCTGGCTCAAGCCGCTGGAAGGCGGCTTCGACGTCAAGCTGGTCGCCGGCCTGCATGGCGGCTGTTCCTACCTGGTGGCGTCGCGCGCGGCGGGAATCGTCGATTTCCAGACCCTGCGCGGCAAGACCATCGGCGTCTCGGATTTCGCCAGCCCCGACAAGAACCTCTATTCCATCGTGCTGCGGCGCAAGGGCATCGACCCGGATCGCGACGTGGAATGGAAGCAGTTTCCCACCGACATGATGCCGGTCGCCGTGCAGAAGGGCGAGATCCAGGCCTATGTCGCCGGTGACCCGCTGGTCTACCTGCAGGTGGAGAACAGCCAGGGCAAGCTGTTCCGGCTGGCGTCCAATGCCACCGGCGATTTCGCCGAGCGCACCTGCTGCGTGCTCGGCCTGCGCGGCAGCCTGATCCGCCAGGACCCGGAAGCGGCGCGCGCGGTCACGCTCGCGTTGCTGGAAGCCTGCCACGATGTCCACCAGAACCCCGACCGGGCCGTCGAGTATTTCTCCCGCTACACGCCGCCCAGCGTGCCGACGAAGGCGCTGAGCGAGATGCTGAAGAGCTATCCCTTCGGCGACCAGCCGGTCGGCAGTGATTTCCGCCGGCAAATCGTGCTGTACGCCCAGGAGTTGAAGCAGGCCGGCGTGCTGAAGCCCGGCACCGATCCGGAACGCTACGCCCAGCGCATCACCGCCAACGTGGTGTAA
- a CDS encoding amino acid ABC transporter substrate-binding protein has product MTLLQTVRRLAATGALALLAGTLLQAPAQAGTTLDAIKARGVIKVGVGTSPGFFAPDSNGRWQGFFVDFGRALAITVFNDPEKVEFISSSPQQRLSALQAGEFDILLSGVTQTITRATKLGFHFGPVVFYDGQGLLVPKSLGVTKGSQLNGATVCVQTGTTGELNIADFFRQQKHTFKPVVIEDSAEFRKAFAAGRCDVLTQDASDLAIQRTQLPKPDDYVLLPERISKEPLAPALRYGDDQWLEIVNWTVYATIQAEEFGITKANVDSFLTSTDPTIRRFLGVDTSLGEATRLDPKFIYTIIKTLGNYGEIFERNVGRTTKVGFERGYNQLWTKGGLLYSPPFR; this is encoded by the coding sequence ATGACCCTGCTTCAAACCGTCCGGCGCCTTGCCGCAACCGGAGCGCTTGCCCTGCTTGCCGGCACGCTGCTCCAGGCCCCGGCCCAGGCCGGCACCACGCTCGACGCCATCAAGGCGCGCGGCGTCATCAAGGTCGGCGTCGGCACCTCACCTGGCTTCTTCGCCCCCGACAGCAACGGCCGCTGGCAAGGCTTCTTCGTCGATTTCGGGCGGGCGCTGGCGATCACGGTGTTCAACGACCCGGAGAAGGTGGAATTCATCTCCTCCTCGCCGCAGCAGCGCCTGTCGGCGCTGCAGGCGGGGGAGTTCGACATCCTGCTCTCCGGCGTGACCCAGACCATCACCCGCGCCACCAAGCTTGGCTTCCATTTCGGCCCGGTGGTGTTCTATGACGGCCAGGGCCTGCTGGTGCCGAAATCGCTCGGCGTCACCAAGGGCAGCCAGCTCAACGGCGCCACGGTGTGCGTGCAGACCGGCACCACTGGCGAACTCAACATCGCCGATTTCTTCCGCCAGCAGAAGCATACCTTCAAGCCGGTGGTGATTGAGGACAGCGCCGAGTTCCGCAAGGCCTTCGCCGCCGGCCGCTGCGACGTGCTGACCCAGGATGCCTCCGATCTCGCCATCCAGCGCACCCAGTTGCCCAAGCCCGATGACTACGTGTTGCTGCCGGAGCGCATCTCCAAGGAACCGCTGGCACCGGCCCTGCGCTACGGCGACGACCAGTGGCTGGAGATCGTCAACTGGACGGTCTATGCTACCATCCAGGCTGAGGAATTCGGCATCACCAAGGCCAATGTCGACAGCTTCCTGACCAGCACCGATCCGACCATCCGCCGCTTCCTCGGCGTCGATACCAGCCTGGGCGAGGCCACCCGGCTGGATCCGAAATTCATCTATACGATCATCAAGACGCTGGGCAATTACGGCGAGATCTTCGAGCGCAATGTCGGCCGCACCACCAAGGTCGGCTTCGAACGCGGCTACAACCAGCTATGGACCAAGGGAGGGCTGCTCTATTCGCCGCCGTTCCGTTGA
- a CDS encoding amino acid ABC transporter permease: MSATTTSTPGPRGPGLRRLIGQWIGEHPTGQVLLFGGVLLLCGWVGSNTVQNMHRFGLTPGFAFLNQPANFEIGQALIPFSSGASYARAILVGLLNTIEVATIGCLLATLLGLLLGIARLSGNPLLGGMVQAYVELIRNTPLLLQLFFWSATVHALPPPRRALEPFAGWFLSNRGVFLPVPVLDNPPDWLGPALLAGLSLAIAAILLRRCLPRPIGALVAIGALGSPLLAAIAGGMWLHFDVPALEGFNFNGGVTLAPEFAALLVGLVINSAAGISEIVRASIVAVSRGQWDAGRALGFSFWRTLRLVVLPQALRTALPLLTSTYLSLTKSSSLAVAIGFPDLTSVIGTSANQTGQVLETMLILAGVYLTLSLATSVVMNLVNTRLALRG, translated from the coding sequence GTGAGTGCCACCACGACATCCACGCCGGGCCCCCGTGGGCCCGGCCTTCGTCGCCTGATCGGCCAATGGATCGGCGAACACCCGACCGGCCAGGTGCTGCTGTTCGGTGGCGTGCTGCTGCTTTGCGGCTGGGTGGGGAGCAACACGGTGCAGAACATGCACCGCTTCGGGCTCACGCCCGGCTTTGCCTTCCTCAACCAACCGGCCAATTTCGAGATCGGCCAGGCGCTCATTCCCTTCTCCTCCGGCGCCAGCTACGCCCGGGCGATCCTGGTCGGCCTGCTCAACACGATCGAGGTGGCGACCATCGGCTGCCTGCTGGCCACCTTGCTCGGCCTGCTGCTGGGCATCGCCCGCCTGTCCGGCAACCCGCTGCTCGGTGGCATGGTGCAGGCCTATGTCGAGCTGATCCGCAACACCCCCCTGCTGCTGCAGTTGTTCTTCTGGAGCGCCACCGTGCACGCGCTGCCGCCGCCCCGCCGGGCGCTGGAACCGTTCGCCGGCTGGTTCCTCAGCAACCGCGGCGTGTTCCTGCCGGTGCCGGTGCTCGACAATCCGCCCGACTGGCTGGGTCCGGCCCTGTTGGCCGGGCTTTCCCTCGCCATTGCCGCGATCCTGCTGCGCCGGTGCCTGCCGCGGCCCATCGGCGCCCTGGTCGCGATCGGCGCCCTGGGCAGCCCGTTGCTTGCCGCCATCGCCGGAGGCATGTGGCTGCATTTCGACGTGCCGGCATTGGAAGGCTTCAACTTCAACGGCGGCGTCACGCTCGCCCCCGAATTCGCCGCGTTGCTGGTCGGCCTGGTGATCAACTCCGCCGCCGGTATCAGCGAAATCGTCCGTGCCAGCATCGTCGCGGTGTCACGCGGCCAATGGGATGCGGGACGGGCGCTCGGCTTCTCCTTTTGGCGTACCCTGCGCCTGGTGGTGCTGCCACAGGCGCTGCGGACCGCCCTGCCGCTGCTCACCTCGACTTATCTCAGCCTGACCAAAAGCTCCAGCCTTGCGGTGGCGATCGGCTTCCCCGACCTCACCAGCGTGATTGGCACCAGCGCCAACCAGACCGGCCAGGTGCTTGAGACCATGCTGATCCTGGCCGGCGTGTACCTCACCCTCAGCCTGGCGACATCGGTGGTGATGAATCTTGTCAATACCCGCCTGGCACTGCGGGGCTAG